The genomic window aaagtatgagaatgtgcgAGCTGATGCCTGCTTTTCTTTACTTGTATAATACATCCATTTGTTAAGATATTCACACAAACTTTGGATTGTTGACAGATCTATCTTTTCATGTCCGTCCATCTCTGTCGCCTTGTTTGCATAAATCAAGGAACATAAAACTCGCCGTGCTCCTTTTTAGTGAACCCACGTTCCGATTGTTGCGGTTGGAAGTTTGTCGAGTGACTCTATCGCTGCAgtggcaaaaacaaacaaaacaggactGGTCAACGCCatgaaagaaggacaaaaattGGATTTCCTAGCAAAAATGTAAAGTTTTGACGGGTAAGAAAAGGACATGTAGTGTTGGCAACCATCAAGGAAAGATTGAAAGGGGGGAAAGGTTTGAGCAGACCGGAGAATGATTCAGATATCCAAGCATATTTGGTGAGAATTACTGACAATGACTGTAATAtttattgtttaattattatatattaatattttaattGAGCTCCAGAAAAATAGTATGTAACTTTTCTCCTGCAGGGCAAAAGGGCTGTCGTTTGAGCAGTGGTTATTACTATTTACCTAACTATTATTTTGATACTAAACACtggtacgtatgtgtgtatattgtatctgctgatgtagttctgttgttgaaaaaaataaagtatgCCCGATATATGCCAAATATCGGTGCCGATAACCGGTCACGCTCTTCTGTGTACTTTCGACGCAGTTCATCTGAGGTCGGCCCTCGCATATTTCCTGCGATGCAACCCGTGGACGCTTGTGCTGTGACGTCCGCGGCCGTGTCATGTCGAGGCCAAACGTCCCGCTGTTCGACTCGCACTGGCAGCAAGAAGGCGTTAGATCCTCTCCCATGGGTGCAAAGAGGCAGATGGAGGGAGGCGGGGTGTGGGGTTATGAGCCGGTAGTACTCGGGTTAAGGCATCAAATATTTTCTGTCATGCATGTGATTCTCAAAACATGCAAACGGTTCACTGGGATGTGCATCTTTATTCTAACATGCCTGCCTCTCATGCCCCCcgaccccactatttgagaagtaTAAGGTAATCGGAGGCCTGTGAGAACACGTCTTTTGTTCGTTGGAGCAGTTTAAAACTATTTTGAAATGTTTCCTCAGGACACCAGAAGCACTGAGGACAAGCCAGTCCAGCGGTCCAAGGTAAATATAAAGTCTTGGCATGATGCTTGGCAACTATATAGTGTTTGTCCATATATGGTTGGGATTTAAAGAGCTTTTCTAAGCAGGAAATGCATCTTGTCGGTGATACATGGCTGTGTTCAGTCTATTCAATGACTTCTGCTTGTATGAGAGCCCACAAACCCTGTCTCGGCTAAATGAGCTTACGTAATAAAACTAATCGACTCCGACATCATGAAACCTCCACTCAGTTACTTCTTGTCCCAATTTTTGATATCAAAGTGtgatatttttttccccattgtgTGATTTTGTAGTCAGCTTTCGTAGCATGAGCCAAAAAcgtgatgtatttttttttctcatagcATGATTTTGGAGCATGATATCAAACAGTGGTGTATTTTTTTCAATAGCGATATTGTAGCAAAATGTTGTAGGGTGTGATAAttacaaaaaacaataataataataatgataaatattcTATAGCTTGATTTTTATTATTACCATATCATGATATAAAACCATATTTTCATGGTGTGATTTCATAGTGTGACACCGTAGCCAGAATTCGTTGTGATATGAAACAgtaataacatatttttttccaaagcaTGATAGCATCGCGTGACACCAAACCttgatataatttatttttccCATAGCGTGATATCAAACTGTCATTTTGTAGCCTGATatcaaactgtgtgtgtgtgtgtgtgtgtgtgtgtgtgtgtgtgtgtgtttcacagTGTGATTTTGTggcttgtaattttttttttacaaatattttcaaTATTGTGATTTTGTAGATTgatatcaaattttttccccATAGCGTGATGCCAAGCCATAAAGGGTgtaggaaaaaatcgattcgaatacgaatcgcaattctcaccCTGTGccattcagaatctattctctttttttttttttttaatcaattttttttttttaaataatttatttgtttatttttcttaattaatccaacaaaacaatacacagcaataccataacaatgcaacccaattccaaaaccaaacctgacccggcaacactcagaactgcaataaacagagcaattgaaaggagacacaaacacgacacagaacaaaccctaagtagtgaaacaaaatttagtattatcaacaataatatcaatattagttataatttcagcatagcagtgattaaaaatccctcattgacgttatcattagacatttataaaaataaaaataaaagaacaatagtgtcacagtggcttacacttgcatcacatctcataagcttgacaacacactgtgtccaatgttttcacaaagataaaataagtcgtatttttggttcgtttaatagttaaaacaaatttacattattgcaatcagttgataaaacattgtcctttacaattataaaagcttttaaaaaaaatctactactctgctagcatgtcagctgactggggtagatcctgctgaaatcctatgtattgattgAATACAGGATCATTTTGATtaggaaaaatataatttttgaatcgagaatcgcgtttaatcaaaaaaatcgatgtcttatcgaatcgcgaccccaataatcgatattggaTCGAATCGTCGtacacccaaatattcgcagccctacAAGCCATGATAACTTTTTTCATAGCATGTTAcaaaactgtcatattaagtgtgaCATCAAACCTCAACATACTTTTTCCACTGCGTGATATACATTTTCTCTACAGTGTGATaccaaatcatgattttttttcaatcgcataattccagTCTGTGATTTTGTTGCATGATACCAAACTGTGATTTTGTTGTCTGAAATCAAATTGTTATATTTTTTCCATAGtgtttttttcaatcattttctGTTTCCTGACTTCGTAGTGTGATTTTGTAACGTGATATCAAGCCGTGAAATCATTTTTTTATAGCATGATACCaaattgatatattttttcacaGCATGATACCAAACCATATTTTTTTCATAGCATGTTACAAACTATAATTTAAAGCGTAATATCAAACTTTGACATACGGTACTTTATTATTCATCACatgaataataatgttttttttccgaGGGCCCTCCGCCACGCCGATATAATACTATCATTTGTCTCTAAAATTGTTCCAAGTACACCTATGCTTAACACTTTCtttttaaactttgttttttagtcTGCAACAACAAAGATTCAAAgggcatcaatttgcctgaaacaAAATGAAACCCTTATTTAAGcaataaacattttttgattTACTTGAACAATTTTGATGCTGAAAAATTGATTGGAGCACAAGataacaaaatataaaacactttaacctccaaaaactgaataaaacaattttttcataGGTTTAACTTGAATACTGAAGTAATTCTGCTTTTTACTGCAATATTTATTAGTTTGGTTTGTATTATTGGTGACACGTGCAGAAAAGGTGCAAAGTTGAAGCCAAGGTTTGCCAGCCAAGATGCATTAATTCATTCACTGTTACTGAGGGTGCGACTTACCTTGTTTCCAATGTGTATAGATGCTTGCTTACCTCGCAAAAGAAACTATTTACATGGCAAAGTGGAGTGTCACTTAGCTGCTGCTTGGAACTAGTATGTAACATTTTCGCCCAGTcaccaatcattgaggagatcgCTTGAAACCCGGTGTTGTGCGAAATTTTGTATCCCTGAAATATTTTGTATACCCTACCCCGGGAGCGAGCATGAGGCCGGAGCTCTGTGCCTTGTTCTCTGTAATGGAACAgcgaacaaataaataataaataaatcatataccatagtaagtatcccccgcgaccccaaagggaataagcggtagaaatggaccatagtaagcaaacatattcaatacataaataatctttgtctcaataaaaaaaaaaggaaaaaagggttcaaaatgttcatcataattcttgttctgtgtactttgtgaacacttgtggtttgaaccgtctcttaaactgaatcatattggtgctttgtttgatttatttacttaatccataatttaattccacatactgatattgtaaaggttttaagtgttgtacgagcatacaaatgttttcaattagattttcctctaaggttatatttctgcTCTATTgttgaagaattgttgtacattcttgggtagcaggttatagtttgctttatacagAATTTAACTGTTTTCAAAGGAACCAAATTGTTGAATtccaataattgtgatttaataaataaaaggtttgtatgttctctatgtccaacattatgtattattctaattgatcttttttgtaacacagttagtgaatgaagcacacatttgtagttgtttcccatatttctgcacaactcAAATATgttaacactagcgagcagtagagactatgaagtgatttttggtctaaaacatccattcatccgctttattcattattgacatgtttcttgctacCTTATGTTGCATATGAGATTCCCAATTTTTTATCATCTGTTATTTCacccaaaaatgttttcttttaccctttcaatattttATCAGTCTATCCGTacttgtttgactttctcttctactgttaccaaatagcattattttagtcttactgagattcaaagagtctgtttttgtcaaaccatcttttttatttgttcatgtcttctgtgtgttctctcctggacAAAATGCCTTTatgatctgcaaataatactaactttaagtcctttgtaactctacaaatgtcatttatatagagattaaacaattttggtctaagtattgatccctgaggtacgccacaaaaTATTTACAGCTCTATGGAAGTGTGTTTGCCTATCTTCACGTATTTCTGCCTGTTGGTTGAGTAgtttcttacccagttcaagaccaaccctcttATTCCATACCattctaatttgtttattaagatgCTGTGATTAATTGTATCAAATGCTTTTCttaaatccataaacactgcagcagcACATTTTTTTACTATCTATCTTATTGACAACATGGAAGTGATGCCGCTGTCTGAACAAGGCGCAGAGCTCCGGGACACAAAATATTTCAGGGATACAGAATTTTGCATGTTGCTGTTGTCTATGTGGTCTGTACATGACTTTAtctctgtgtgactgccatctactggtcatgcttgtcattacacaatgtacaaaataaaattgctttcaGGTCGGTCAGCCAAACCAGAATTAATCAATACGTAAGGCGCTTGTCaatttttgaggaaatgaaagtATTTTAGGTGCACCTTTATAGCCCGAAGAGTACTGTAATAATATAACTCAATGATGAACTAGTTTGGTGTACAGAAAAGCTTTGGACACATATTTGCAATAGCCACAATATTTGGTACACCTGCACAGTcaaaataacttgtttataaatcAGTGTTTAGAGGTTTTATAGCTCCATTTGAAAATAAGGGACATTTGTGGTGGTTTTGTGCCCACAGTCCTTCAGCTTTAAGACCCAGAAGGAGGTGTGTACATCATGTGACAAGACTGTCTACCCCATGGAGAGACTGGTGGCCAACAACCAGGTCTTCCACTCCACTTGCTTCTGCTGCAAGCACTGCAACGCTAAACTCAGGTGAGCCGGCGTTCCGCCAAGCCTCGACTGTGCACGCGTGACCAtgtcctcatcctcatcctcatcctcctcttcctccagcCTGGGCAACTTTGCCGCTCTCCAGGGCGAGTTCTACTGCAAGCCTCATTTCCAGCAGCTGTTCAAGAGCAAAGGTAACTACGACGAGGGCTTCGGACGCAAGCAGCACAAGGAGCGCTGGGCCTCCAAGGAGACGGACAACATCACCAAGACGGCGTGAATACCGGCGTCCGCAGCACGGTGACATCACCCGCCCACTAGCTTATCCTTCTTCTTTTAAACGCCACAACCGCTTGGAAATCCCTTCACAACACTTTAAACAAACCTCCGTGTTCTTTTTCCCCTTCATGACCAAAACCTTCTCTGCCGTACGAGCGGGAACATGTAACTCTttttcattgttgttgttgttgttgttgttcttcataTGAATGATTTGCACCCATTTTGTATTCTGTATGATCATGCAAAcgccatttataaaaaaacatacacgcacgcacgcacacacacacacacacacgtgcactcaGGTCAACTTTCTTTACTGGCAGTGTCCCCCAAGGATTTTATAAAGGTTTTTACCTTGGCTCAGTGTTTCTCAAACTGTTTTCACCAAGTCTTAAAACACCATAACCAACAGTAAGATACAGTAGAGTAGTAGGCCTACGCATTCATTAAAAACAGCGTTTTTATTtagcaagtatatttaatattttgagcCACTTTAAAATTGCACACTGTTTGAACAGtagcactgtgtttgaatatttaaatattttaccactacagtttgagaatcactgattagCTCAATTAAAAACCGCCGTAACCGTTCTGAGGTGCGTCCATGCCGCACGCGGGGGGTCTAACAGGGTACGCGATGTTACTAGACAACAGCTCACCTCGCGGGTTTGCGTCATTCCGACGTTGGGTCACTGTTCTTGTTATTTATTGTTTGTGTTCTCTTGAGGTTGCTTTCACACTCTTGTTCGGTGTTGAAACGGCAAATATCCCTTGCCACATCgcacttaagttttttttttacgcaGATTTGATGTATTTTAGGCCTAAATTGACTATATAGTACAGTAGTATCGACCACTAGGTGAGACTAAACTAGAGTGCGCTATTTCAGTATCCTGGttactgattggctcagcctaagGCAGCATTTAGCCGAGCGTAGAGGTGACACTATGGGTGTTGTTTCAAATTGAGGGCTTTCATAATGGTAAAAAACTAGCTTTATAAAATATTCAACTtattaataatacattaattCCTACTTTGGTCAGGTTCGGAACCAACAAAGTGATAGACAAGGTTTTACTTTATGTAAAGAAATGGATTTGAAGGGTCGCCCTCTGCTCTCAACGTCTGTGGGTACAACAACGGCGCTCTTGAAAAGTATATTTTACCACCTTTTGTCCTCCAGAATATAAAAATAACCCAATAGACAGCATTTTGGTTTGGAGTGCAgcccaaaaaaaaatattttccatttaaaatttaaatatttttttatttttcattaatcaatccaacaatttaataaacaataatagcataataatacaattccaaaaccaaacccagcaACATTTAAAATAGCAATCAAAAGAGTGACTgcgaggacacacaaacatgacacaaaacaatccaaaagtagtcaaagaaAAGAATAtaaacaacaatatcaatattaataagaattccaacatagtGATTAgatatccctcattgacattatcttcacagccatttataaaaactaaaagcattaaaaaaactaaattaatagtgtcacagtggcttacacttgcatcacatctcataagcttgacaacattgtgtccaatatttttcacaaagataaaagaagtcatattttaggtcaggggtcgggaacctttttggctgagagagccatgaaagccaaattttttaaagtgtattaccgtgagagccgtatcatatgttttaacagtgaatacaactaaatgcgtgcattttttaagtaagacctacatttttagagtataagtcttatatttatatcatttttattctgaagctaaccaataacaaataaaatacttctttggcaacactaaattggccctagtgtgtgaatgtgagtgtgaatgccgtctgtctatctgtgttgggcctgtgatgagttggcgacttgtccagggtgtacgccgctttctgcccaaatgcagctaagataggctccagcaacccccgcgaccccaaaagggacaagtggtagagaatatatggatggacttcttaccattgatgtgacttattgaacaggtgcggttgaaaacggatggatggattaaaatgcataagaatgttttatatgttaaacgttatttttaacaccgattactggcggaattattcattactaatcgtgttaagtaatgtcagcttagatgtatttgagagccagatgcagtcatcaaaagagccacatctggctctagagccataggttccctgcccctgttttaggttaatttaatagttaaaacaaatttaaataatggataaAATGTCAATCTAATGAACCTGTCCCAGACACCCCAAAATAGTAAATAGtagttttacttgcagaaaacgaCATGAACTATGTATGAATGGACTTTTAATATTGCTTTCCCTTAAATTGGAAACTCTTgagtggagagagagagagacaaagggATCGACCATGTTTGCTGCAAGTTCAAAGAGCTGGCACTCACACCTTTTTTTGGCCCCTCGGAGAATTATCACAGCTATTTTTGTTTGGTTGTACGCTGAGTGGAATGGTAAATGAAAACCGGCCCAAAGTCTTCTATGAAAACCCGCCTTGTACAATAAGTGGGGTGTACGAAAACGCAGGTCAGGAAGCGTACTAAGTCTTACCTTATGGAAATGTTTTGTTCCGTAACAATGAGCCAATCACACAGAGTGTTTTTTGATTCTGTAGCAGAATACGGAAGCACGAGTGTGAACGCATCCATCGTCCTAACGTGCACATTGTTGGTACGAGCTGGTCCTGACGACCATAGTTTAATACGCTCTCAGCCTTTCGTATCCTCCTTTCGCTTTCGTTTCCGCCCCAGTGCAAGCGCTTGGACCGAGTTGATGTTTTCCCTTTTTCTCTGAGCCGTCATCCCTGCCAGCCTCGGACTGTTTTTGTAAAGTATCTGTACATACAGCTTTACTTTGTGATTGCTCAACATCTTCCCCCCCACCTTCCATCCTCCTTCATTCGCCACATTGAACCCCCGTGTCGTGTTGTCCAAGGACGTCCATGGTTGGAAGACAACAGTTGTGCCATCTTGCAGGGGTGGGAATCTTTGTGCACCGAACGATTCCATTCTAGTTGATTCCATTGAAGATTTTTCAAAACTGGCAAGGAGATGGTctctaaacattttttaaaaatgcgtTCTTAtaaatggatttttaaaaataatgaatCTATTTAGAATCGGGATGTATAGGAATCGAATGTGAatcgtttttttgtgtgtgtgtgcatctccCACCGTTTTGTCATTTAATCTTTTTTAATAATTGCCTTCCTGTTAACTTATTAACTAACATTAGCCATTAGCACCTGGACCTATTTACTATTTCTTGATCTTTTccctcaaaaaaaaaagaaaagaaaaagtggTGGCTGACAAGAGTGTGGATCCGCCTCCAACAAATGGAGTCTTGCATGCTGCATGTGATAGTGCTGAGCGCCCCCTGCTGGGCAAGAATCAAATGtgagtttttacatttttaaattgaaaaGGCCTTTTTTCCCCCTACTTTGGAACAAGTTGCCTCAGAAGTCTGCAGTGTTGCGACTGAACCTGGTCTTATGTTATGCTGAGACTTGACTGACACTTGAATGACTCGGTTATCTTACATTTGCAAAAGGAACACTTTACTGTGAATTAAACACGCTGTGAGGTGAGATAAATATAAAACGGacagattttttgtttttatttctaaCAATAAGAAGCCTTAGAAATGGTAACGTGAACACAAAGGAGACTTAAATGTTCTGATCatgccttttttttccccccaaaaagcaGACTCACTCCACATTCCTAAACATGACTCCACTCGACCAGCAGCTGTTTGTCATCCCACAAAATACTGTAATATACTTCTTCTAACTCTGTCAAACGTGCGTGACGATGTCTTTTTTAATATTTGAATGCTTTAAAAATCAAAGTTGTTGTATGTGGAAATGCTGTCTTTCATCAGTCGCCAAGGTACAACTGCCACCGCTGTTCAGGTGAAtgaatgacaaaaaaacaaaaaaaaatctgtcatgtTTGTTTCCGTGCGAcgttttttgacatggactttaATGTTAAATGCTGTTGTCATGGAGACCTTTTTAAATGTATGCCTCTTGGGAAATGTGAGTCCACGTAACACACTTGACCGGTGGATTGAGGTGGCCTTACAGCAAAAGAACGCTCAGATTGTTTTTGCAGTCTTTATTTTTCTCCTTATTTGacttttaaattgcatttttaaagcgCCCGTCATTCTACGCCTCTATTCTGagcatttgttgtgttttttttgtctttttttttttttacatgctttttaagaaaaaataaataaaaatgctggTGTTGATTTATTCATCAGACTGAGTCTAATTTTCTTTTGAATTTGTGTACGTTTGTGTTAGGGATTGATTTAACGATAAACTGTGATAAACTGTGGTAAAAGTGTTgccattttaaattaaaatgatcgaaAAACTGAGGTTGATAACTGCACTTCCATTAACTCACGGACTGAGtttgctagcttaaatgctaacatgataacCAGAGACAATAACGTCTTTCCAAATTAAGACACAAAATACCCTAAACTTATGAATAAACACATGACGATCTGAATAACTAAGCTCTTC from Nerophis ophidion isolate RoL-2023_Sa linkage group LG07, RoL_Noph_v1.0, whole genome shotgun sequence includes these protein-coding regions:
- the limd2 gene encoding LIM domain-containing protein 2 isoform X2 → MDTRSTEDKPVQRSKSFSFKTQKEVCTSCDKTVYPMERLVANNQVFHSTCFCCKHCNAKLSLGNFAALQGEFYCKPHFQQLFKSKGNYDEGFGRKQHKERWASKETDNITKTA
- the limd2 gene encoding LIM domain-containing protein 2 isoform X1, yielding MQHAHSSRYSTPVLPNKVKGNPSSRSGVTVPKDTRSTEDKPVQRSKSFSFKTQKEVCTSCDKTVYPMERLVANNQVFHSTCFCCKHCNAKLSLGNFAALQGEFYCKPHFQQLFKSKGNYDEGFGRKQHKERWASKETDNITKTA